Sequence from the Meleagris gallopavo isolate NT-WF06-2002-E0010 breed Aviagen turkey brand Nicholas breeding stock chromosome Z, Turkey_5.1, whole genome shotgun sequence genome:
gagatcttcctccagtttgtataaatacctggcaTTGCCCCGGTCCAAGTGCTGTACTTTGtacttggccttattgaacctcacTATGTTCTCATGAGCCCACTTCTCCAGGGTCTCTCTGGattgcttcccttccctccagtgtatGGTCTGCACCACTCAGCGTGGTGTTgtctgcagacttgctgagggtgcatttgATTCCATAgtctgtgtcattgataaagacgttgaagagcactggtcccaagacagacccctgaggAATTGGGGTCATTGTATCCTGCAATTGTTCCTCCTGTATTCCTTTGTATGAATTGTTCCTCCAGTTTTCCTTTGTATGAATGGTGCTTAGATGCTACCTCAGGTGGTCACCAAATGGATATATAGCTAtgttaaaaaaagttttgtgtAAGGCAATACTAGCCTCACACAACTGTTATGCTAAGATTCTAAAGGAAGGCCAAAGATTTTTgcagtgatattttctttttcttgggaagtgagaaaaggagaggaCAGGAAGTTCATTAGCACAACAGAGATAGTGCATTCccaaatttatttccaaaactATGGTTTTCAAATATTGAAACCTTTACAGTCAAAGTTGTAACTGATTGCACACATTTTTTACTACAGCACCAGTGTTTTATTTAGCTTGAATAAACTTACTGAACAAATTTACTGAAATATGTTGATTTAAAGGTTTAAAATACTTACTGACATCTAGATGATTGTCTGTAACTGGTTTAGTTTTATGGTGAAATTTGAATACAAGGgattggttggttggttttttgtttgttttattttttgttttgtttttctttgtactggggggaagagggggaaaTGCCATTCATCTTTTGTttaactgtttttcctttctttcctgtagtccacaaataaaacatgcatttcaaaAAGTAGCTCAAAATGTTAATGATGGACGACAAACTTTGAAGAGGACAGTATATTACCAGGAGGAAATGCACATTGGCTCCTCTATGTATCTTGTCTCTTCTACTATCTGCTAGTTTTACTTTGTCTGCGCTCACTGTAAAGTTCCTCCATGCTTCCTTTGttaattttgtttcctgttgTACTACTCACTACTGAAGTCAGAGGATGAAAGATTACTTGGTAATGGATACTGTGTCAATTCTTGTATTTTAGAGTAATTTTTATGACCTGTTATTCCTACGCTCAGTGACTAGGTATTAACAGGGTGTCTTGAAGAACAGTTAGCTTTTGCTGTGGTTACAGCCATATGaagtttcatttctgtgaaaagCTACACTCtttcaattttgaaaaatagacGTCCCATTTTTGTGTCTTTGTAGGGAATGACAAATCTTCCGGATTACGTCACATTCAAGTCTTTCCCTGGAATGCCTCTTCAACATATCTTCAGTGCAGCTGGTGATGATTTACTTAATCTTCTACAAGGATTATTTACGTTTAATCCTTGTTCTAGAGTTACAGCCACTCAGGTATAGTACACTTGTTTATGTTCTAATCATTAACATACTCAAAACATCAGATAAATGTGTTCTGAAGCTAAGAAGCCAGGTCTGAAATGGAATGTCATATAGTTCTGTCTGTGAAATACTGTAAGCATATTTCCCATGTTTTATACAGAGAACTTTGAAATAATGCTCTCTGATAATCACCATTCCCAATTATGTAGCCAAGGTAGACAACTAAAAAGTCAACATTCAAAATTCAGTTACGTAAGCTAGCAAGTGAATCTTAACATAGTATGTTTTATTCCCcgcttttaaaatattttcatccttAATTCATCCAGTCTCCAATGTCATTTAAacttttttggttcttttttaaaatggacATCTGATGATTTAAGCATTGTCTTGATCTGAGTTTCAGTTTCCATCTTGCTTGAGTAAAATTGATCTCAGTTTCACTACTGTTTATTGGGTAGAAATAAAGGACTTTGAATTAAAATCTTGCAGAATGTTCCGTTCCAGTTGAAAATAGGATTACTGTTGTGGGCTAGGCACAgcaattaatttaaatatttatcacCTCACAGTTACAGGGTAGCATGCACACTCTTACTGTAAGGCTGGAACACCCTCATGGCTTGTTGGACAAGTCAAATCCCAGTGTTATGTTAGATACCTTTCTACTAAAGGACTTTTTGAGAGCATATtgaaggatttttatttatttatttatttatttatttatttatttatttatttatttatttatttggcacCATCTCTAAAAATGTAAGTTCCCAAGTAATTAGTTGCAGCATGCTTGAGACACTTCTATATTaattcatatatatatgaagtCATTTTCCAGGCCATACTGTAAGATAGTGACTTGAATTTATGATTTTTCTAatcttatatttttaatgacatcACCACATTGTAAGACAGGAAGCAATTTTTGCATACCATATTGGCTTCATTTATACATGACATTGAATACTTTGTAACTGCCGTAAGCAAAAGTAGCCTAGAGCTAACAGACTACATAAGTAAAGCCATAAAGCCTAGCCAATGGAAGCTGTGGAACTGCTAAAATTTAAAATAGGGTATGTAATTCTACTACATCAAGTTAATCTTGCTTACGTGTGTTTGTCTTCTGCTCTCATTCAAACTATGTCGTCTTGCAGTTTACACTGTAGAAGCAGCACAGTTAATTAATAGGAAGACCTGTCTTAGAAGCTAGCAAAACAATGGTGTTCAGATCCCAACGCTGATCAaaattatttgattattttaatctctctttttctcactTCCATCTTTACTCATGTATCTCTTCTCTTTATTCAGAATATAAGTTCTTCAGAGCTAGAAAGTGATCTCCTGCAGTGTCATCTAGAGTTTTGTTAGAATGTTTGAGCACTAGTTAGAAGTGAGCTTGCAGTTATCTCTTAACTAACAGAGTACCATGATTGTCACTGAGAATATtaaatcttgctttctttcagtaCAAAAATGCTTAAGTAGTTTCTGAATTTGCAATTAAAAGctatttatttaattacagTCTCTTTATATGTGAAGTTCTGATGTTTATACTANNNNNNNNNNNNNNNNNNNNNNNNNNNNNNNNNNNNNNNNNNNNNNNNNNNNNNNNNNNNNNNNNNNNNNNNNNNNNNNNNNNNNNNNNNNNNNNNNNNNGTCGCCTTTTCCGCCATGGACGCGCGGGCTCGTGCGAAGCGCTACGAGAAACTGGACTTTCTGGGGGAAGGGCAGGTGAGCGGCTGTTGGGGCCCTCTGAGGGGCGGGGCGGGCTGGGCTGTCCGGCTTAGTGTCCGGGGATGCCGGCTTGGGGCTGCGGGCCGCCCTGCCGATGTGCTCACGCGTGTCTCTCTCTCCCCGTAGTTTGCTACTGTGTATAAGGCAAAGGACAAGACCACGGGGCACATCGTTGCAATCAAAAAGGTGAGTGCCGGAACATCCCCCTGTTGCGTTGTGGAGCACCTTGCCCTGCAACGGTGCTTCTGCAGACAGCTGTCCTGGGTAGTGCGTGAGGAGTCGTTATGTTGGGAAAGAAAACGAAGGTTGTGTAGTCCATGGCTACCTGGCCTTCTCGCTTGTCTGTGCCACGTGGAATGAGGTGGGATTGTTCTGGGCCACGTACACATGGGCCGGACTGAAAGCAACgccttcattttatttctatggagGCTGCAGCAGATACGAAGAGCACAGTGACGCTAAATGGCAGAGCACGTTCTAAGCTaccaaaaactatttttcagcagAGACACCACCATTAATTAGGCATTTTCACTAGCAGTGAGCAAAAGCCCGTGTGCTGCGCTGACATaaatctgtaccagtggagCTGACCTGCTCTTGCTGTCACCtgtgctgaaatgcatcatctgctgcctcactgtgctcacacctgctgtttggtctccatatatgttcagcaagtgtcgaTGAACTTCagtaggtgccattttttctgcatggaggagtTCAGCAGCTTCAtctacacttccatgtcagatgtcattttgtcagagtacccctcttctgccatctgtcgcatggcaacaacatggaatgggaaggttcagcctctactgccatgctagcatccacctctgacatcagAGGCCAGTGTGATAACATAGGATGCATTACTGCAGAACAGACCTTGTAAAATATTCAATATTGTTAATGTATAGAAGtaacagcaatttattttttttttaaagcactaaaagagcaacagcaaaataaaactggaGAGGCATTTCACCTTTTTTTGTACAACTAATGCATGAGTCTGATTGGATGGCAGTGGCTACAGCTCTTAATGAGGGTtcaaggtgttcatcagagatattttgttaaattttactcttcctgtaaTTGAAAATGTGGTATTAAAACTCAACCTGTATTGGAAAAATAACACCAAAGAATGTACCTGTACCGCTGGGGCCTGTGGCTTGACCTTATGTAATAtgagacatttattttcagattaaacTGGGACACCGATCAGAAGCTAAAGATGGTAAGTATTAAAATGAGTTCATGCTATATAAGCTgcttttgctggttttgtttcagcaaaTTGGGTGATTGATTCCTTCCAAACTTAGGGggacagaaaaaataacatcCAAAATACAGTATTCTCATACTATATGTCTAACTGCGCATAGATGACTTTCAACTTTCTCAGTTTAAGTACAACCCAAACATGAGTGTAGCATAGAATAATGATATTTCTGACACTTAGATGTGCCTCTGTGTCTTAATTGTGCAAGGGTGGTGAGAGTGCTTTTTTGTCCCAGAAAATATCACATGAAAACAGTAGGTAAAAACAAGAttctaaaaatcttttctttgtgtgaatttgcttattttgttttgagtaATTATATTTGTGCAGTAGTTTCTTTTGATCGGGTGCTCTGACCAGCCACATGCATTCAGGCACTGATGTTGCAATTAAAACCCAATAATCTTGGTCTTTGCTTTTTGCTTATTTGGTGCAATAGAATGCAGTCATGTGCATAGCTGCTGTCCTTCAGGGATCCTGCACTAGGTTACCAAATTCTTGTGAAAATTCTTCAGTTGCATTCTAAGGAAGAACTAGATATCCCAGAGTCTTCCAGTTATGTCAACTGCCACAGAACTGTGATTCACCTGGTCTTCACTAGACCAATGTCCTTTAAGGACAGTCATCATTTTTGGCCTGCAgccatactttaaaaaaagaaaagtgatcGTGTCTGATTTCCTTGTGCTGATCTGGTTGCATACTTGGGATACTTTTTTCTGAATATAGAACATATGCCCACATGAAAGCAGACACTGATTGTTTGTTTCtaaagaaggaattaaaatagGTGAAATGAGAGTGTAGATTAATCCATCACTGCACCCAAATCTTTGCTAGAATCTTATATGTTGAATGAAAACACTGTGGggataacactttttttttcagcacacGTAGTCGAAACTTCTTGCACAATGTAGTGCAGTAGTATTTGTCTGCCAGTAAGTTGTCTGAGCCGTGCATAGCAGCATGTTTTTGAGAGAGGAGTTGTTACCATGTGCAGGGTTTGATGGGATGCAGTATGGATGACCATCGAAGTTCCTGCCCGAGGTTTTTCTTTACGAAATCTGTCTGTTACAGGATTTGTGTTAGGGTGAGCAGGTTTGGGCCACTACTTTTTGTGTTGTAATGCAACTgtagaaaagaaattttcttaCCTCTTCTATTTGAAATAgccttttttttcaaaaatcatgTTCGCTGTGCTTCCATTTGGAAATGATCAGTGTAGAACTGAAATTTCCAGGTTGTAactttactttaaaacaaaatcaaaacttgCTATAACCTAGAAACTGTTTTTCTAGGCTTGTTGTAGAACAGACATTTTTAGCCAAAGGGATTTATACGTTGCTTTATAATGTATATCTTCTAATTATTACCTATATTTTGTCTGCAGCAATGTACGTATCTGTGGCAGTCTGTTTGGCTTTAACAAATAGATGAGCAGTGAGGAGAAGGATTGTAATGTTAAATAATCAATGAGCAACAGAATAAGAGGTTTCTTTGCTGGAGCttaatttgaaattttaattttattttatttcattacttttttcaaTATAGGAATCAACAGAACAGCCCTCAGGGAGATAAAGTTGCTACAGGAACTAAGCCATCTGAATGTTATTGGTGTAAGTAAAATGAATCCTACTTCTAAAATCAGTTCCCAAATActgtttcaaattaaaactAGTTATCAGAAAGCTACTTTATTGCAGATGTTCTTTGCCCAAGGTGAACAGTGAAACAGTTGTTATAgcaaaacatctgttttttttaataaatgctaagtctttttatttttaaatccttttcctATTTAGCTCATAGTTATGGAAATTAAAGGTGGGAAGGCTTCTATAAATTTAGATtacctgattttatttttttttttaatatttcaataaTACAAATGCAAATGAATGCAGTGTTAAGTTTACCTGAACTGGCTAGCTGCAGAGGAAAATGGTGGCAGCCAAAAGCAGGCTTTGTAAGTAACAGTGGAGTGGGATTCACATAGTTTATTAGGTTTTATTGCTGCCACTTAAACTCATTGTTGGTTAGTGTGATTCCTGTATTGTTTCAGTCTTACTTAAATTGACTTCTGTCTACAGATACTTAGCAGGAGCTGAAGGTACTTTAAAATTAGCAAATGTAGGTCATTCAAAACTTTGCCATAACCACTAGACCAGATAGgaattttctggagtttttATTTAGCATTTTGAACTGGACTGGAGGTACAGTGCTATTCTGAACTGTGAACTTAACTTTCAAAGTGGTTACAGTACACAGAGAAGTCTACCTAAACTTGGTTGGTAGGTAAAGTGGAACTGATactggggagggaggaaaaaaaaaagcaatcacaAAACCATACAAAATGGTGATATGTTTAAATtatgcagcagaaggaaatctATGTATTTCACACCGAACATAGTGAATCTCTCAAGTTTATTTCCACAGGCATTGCAGAAGCAGATGATATCATCAGTGTGAGAAGGAATTTGGCAAATTTGCAGTCATTCATGAATCCAAGAGGGCAGAAGTTCTATATAACAGTTAAGCTTGGGTAGAGGGTAAGGATGCAAGGTGTGCTTTGGAATATCCGTCAAAGTTAGCACAAACTTGGGATATTGGTGGGTGGTAAGCTGGATGTGAatcagcaatgtgccctcgcagcccagaaagccaactgtatcctgggctgcattaaaagaagtgtggccagcaaggCGAGGGAGCTGATCCTGCCACTCTACTCTGTGCTTTGCTTGCCTTGAGTATTGCATCCAGATGTGGCGTCgtcagtacaggagagatgttgGAGtttgtccagaggagagccaaaAAAAATGTCCTAGAGATTGAACATTTCtgctatgaggacaggctgagagtgctggggctgttcatcctggagaagagaaggttctgggaacacctgatagcagcctttcagtatctagaggggagctgtaagaaggaaggaagcagactcTTCAGTGGTGTCTGTTGTGGTAGGACTACAGGAAGTGGTTTCAGAataaaaggggagatttagattggacataaggaaattaatttgtacagtgagggtggtaaggcactgaCCGaaagaggttgcccagagatgtgatggacgctccatccctggagacgttcaagatcaggctgaatggggccctTAGAAACCTCATCTGGTTGTGTGTGTCCCTTTTCCTTGTAGGGGAGGGGGGCTAGGTGATCATTAAGGATCCTTACCACCTCAAACCTCAaacatgattctatgaactcaAGATTTTTAACTCTAGAATGGAGAGGTAGTTGTGTAAAATGTTACCAGATAATGTGGACTTCTTGGCTACTGAGTTAAGAACTGAACTGAGTAATAAGCTTTGTGTTGCAGATTGGAGAACTGCAACAATACTATTTCGTAGGGgttactttaaagaaaattagaTTCAAGACAGAACTGTGAGATCAGTTCCATACTTTCCTCTTGATGATCAGTTCTAGGCCGTAGCTAGCCATGTGCCTGTCTGTCCCTGCCAGTTTGCACACGCAAACTAGAGTAGGGTGGAATTTTAGAAAACTGGAATTGAGGGAGTATAGTTCATCATaagatattttgttttacagcttTTAGATGCATTTGGACACAAATCTAATATTAGCTTGGTGTTtgatttcatg
This genomic interval carries:
- the LOC104914943 gene encoding cyclin-dependent kinase 7-like — translated: MYGVGVDMWAVGCILAELLLRVPFLPGDSDLDQLTRIFETLGTPTEEQWPGMTNLPDYVTFKSFPGMPLQHIFSAAGDDLLNLLQGLFTFNPCSRVTATQV
- the LOC100540873 gene encoding cyclin-dependent kinase 7 isoform X2; the protein is MDARARAKRYEKLDFLGEGQFATVYKAKDKTTGHIVAIKKIKLGHRSEAKDGINRTALREIKLLQELSHLNVIGLLDAFGHKSNISLVFDFMETDLEDLKPNNLLLDENGVLKLADFGLAKSFGSPNRIYTHQVVTR
- the LOC100540873 gene encoding cyclin-dependent kinase 7 isoform X1, which produces MDARARAKRYEKLDFLGEGQFATVYKAKDKTTGHIVAIKKIKLGHRSEAKDGINRTALREIKLLQELSHLNVIGLLDAFGHKSNISLVFDFMETDLEVIIKDTSIVLTQAHIKAYMLMTLQGLEYLHQQWILHRDLKPNNLLLDENGVLKLADFGLAKSFGSPNRIYTHQVVTR